A window from Henckelia pumila isolate YLH828 unplaced genomic scaffold, ASM3356847v2 CTG_466, whole genome shotgun sequence encodes these proteins:
- the LOC140872616 gene encoding cytochrome P450 CYP749A22-like, which produces MSLSKGYKTKDDIESDEIEKSLHDSIVEILRKREDKVSKGDAQNFGNDFLGSLLAAHHAADKQNRISVDNIIDECKVFFLAGHETTGSLLTWIFLFLGIHTDWQEKARNEVFQVFGQENPKSEGLARLKIVSMIINETLRLYSPVTSLARRAKSDVRLGKYELPANMEISIPIIEFHRSQEIWGEDAHLFKPERFAEGVAKATRNNPMAFLPFGFGPRTCVGLNFASNEAKIALSMILQRFKFTLSPSYVHSPIILVTVRPQHGLPIILQPLDSMNA; this is translated from the exons ATGTCTCTCAGCAAAGGTTACAAGACCAAAGATGATATTGAATCAGATGAAATCGAAAAATCTCTACACGATTCTATCGTGGAAATATTGAGGAAAAGAGAGGATAAAGTGTCCAAAGGAGACGCACAGAACTTTGGGAATGACTTTTTGGGATCATTGCTTGCAGCTCACCATGCTGCAGACAAGCAAAATAGAATTTCTGTTGATAATATCATTGATGAATGCAAGGTGTTCTTTCTTGCTGGACATGAGACAACTGGGAGCTTACTTACTTGGATATTTCTTTTCTTGGGGATTCACACAGATTGGCAAGAAAAGGCGAGAAACGAGGTGTTTCAAGTGTTTGGCCAAGAAAATCCAAAATCCGAAGGCCTCGCTAGATTAAAAATT GTAAGCATGATCATCAACGAGACTTTAAGGCTATACAGCCCTGTGACAAGCCTTGCGCGAAGAGCGAAAAGCGACGTAAGGCTAGGAAAGTACGAGCTCCCGGCTAACATGGAAATAAGCATTCCCATTATAGAATTCCATAGAAGTCAAGAAATATGGGGAGAAGATGCTCACCTCTTCAAACCAGAGAGATTTGCAGAAGGGGTGGCTAAGGCAACAAGAAATAACCCCATGGCGTTCCTTCCGTTCGGATTCGGCCCGAGAACGTGCGTAGGATTGAACTTTGCAAGCAATGAAGCGAAGATTGCACTCTCTATGATCCTTCAAAGGTTCAAGTTCACATTGTCTCCAAGTTATGTTCACTCTCCTATCATCCTTGTCACAGTTCGTCCTCAACATGGTTTGCCAATCATTTTGCAACCATTGGATtcgatgaatgcataa